atgaaactcaggtgtatagaaaaccaatacacattaacagatatttaaattacaaatcagattatgttttattaaaaaatgattatcgttcatcgtttataaataaggaattttcaacaaccGAGCGAATAGAATAGAGCAACTTAAAacaagatcctacagcatacacaaggaataatacgaggaaaataacaatgcCATAAATAAAACGAttatcaaaaaaacttaaaaagataggaaataaatttaatgttttaacaaaattcaaaacaataaacacgttgagatctattttatctaaagcTAAACATAGCaataaacaagaaagaacaaagaattgtatttataaaatacctcatGAATGCCATTagttttatttagatgaaacatcaaggccattaaatgttagaataagtaaacATTAATCTTATATTTAAAATAGACAATtcgatagatctcaaatatgtaaacacgcatggtataatgaacatagggttcaatggaatgattcaagtatagtcctaaaagagacagatggtaaaaagagaaaaatcaaagaagcggctctaattatgctaaatgagaccgaTTGAGTCTGAAATTCGTGAGcaaaatgcagtaggatctggttactcaTAAAAAGAGGAAGTTAATTAAAGGAAAAtgccactattagtaagtcagtgaCATAtcaaggatacatcatttatgttttttaaataacatatacctatataaaatcagaatttggtgtgagtccggccccgatatctagcagatcatacagctttatatcggttctgacaaatttgttaattactggtagttaaaattaaaaatataatttaatttttatactgtttgcaacttaaagttaaatgtgacagtgtactgaaaatcgtagaattctgtgagtacatAACTgtattattaataaccttaaaatcagaagtttaaaaggcaaaatattttatcgatttcaattcaacttatcgattatcgacaacaactttttgctggttcttgcttctaacaagtaattaggataggctgctgttcaattttattaagtggccaggtccggcttcagatcctctgtgccaatgtacgtaaattctcagcgggaagatggatgaaccggaatcagctactacctcacgaaatatacccactacgtcacatatatcctactccaatgcattaaacagtttcaaatatccttcaaaagaccaaggtattatactttcaaccatacaaggaataaaagttttcgaatatataaaagctgtcggatcaatagtacagcccaaaaatgttgtttgggcatccaaacatgtttcaaatatccttcaaaagaccaaggtattatactttcaaccataaaaggaataaaagtttttgaatatatattaaagctgttggatcaatagtacagcccaaaaatgttgtttaggcatccaaaatagcaaacaaccgcatctgcatctacctctcctctaaatatgtagttgatcaatttcttaactcccacaaatatataaatattgatggtaaccagattgaagtaagaagacttataacccctgcccagagactcatcatatctaatgtatgtcctactatacctaatagcataattgaagagcacttaaaacCTATGGGTATAAATTCCTcctccaacatgacgtttctacgagtaggcatgcaagattcagaatacagccacgtactcagctttaggaggcaaatgttcataagtcctttagaaaatacatcaattcctgactcatttctaatctcattcgacaatacatcatatcgactatacatttccatagatggtttaaactgctccagatgcaagattgtcggacatcgCGATTgtgactgtccttctttatcatcatcaagcaactcaattaatcTAATGTGAATtcaccacgtgaatatacataactctaccaatgaaaatatattcagctacaagatcaaccacgaaaccaataccaagaagataccgaaacattaatggaaccagaacccaataccatacaaaatcacgcattagctacaaaggaccaaaccacttcctcacaaacaaacaatgaattacaaatcttgaatcaaccaaaaattttccaagataattccttagtaattgaaagcgatagaaaaaccactgaaattactcctgcaactaaaagacaaatatcctctcctgaaattcttgaaaatgacctacctcctcccgatactcaaaaacctaagaaaaagcctaaaacccaagaagatattccaattattctaaatcaaaagaaaaaattgaaaatagaaacccttcctttacacttacttttcatgaaatatgtgattttctggcaaattcccttcactcaaaacatcctgaacgcattgttaaaaattattcaaatgaaagccaagaaataaaagaaattttaaactttatatattctcaaatacaaaataaaactttaaaaaacaatatcaccagattgaagaagaaactgcttctcaacagtccttcttctactgacgaaactgactaagaatcaagttctcaacaataaacagttaacacataaagagttaatggccagcacattcatattacagtggaaccccaacggttattttacacatataaTTACCATTAAGCTTCGTATACACGAATATCTCCCTTTAGTCATATGCCTAGAAGAGACCCATTTCAAGCACCAAAatgtgacattaaaaaattatgttccttttctaagaaaacgagttgcagatcactcaagcggcggaactccgaataggacatactttccttacacacaagcatatcttcaaccaggaggctgctccgatgatatagtgataatttaaaaagtatactaacgtcaaatttacagtctttattaagttatcttaaaatgactaaactatatacttACTagattgtaaaaatatttttttatgtaacaattatatatcttactgtttgtgtatgtcttcccgctaataacccttagtggttgatgcgggtatatttgtttttaaataaaaaaaaaagaatttagtgtttattgaaagtaaactaaatgcacgaccaaatactcaccatgtcgggatagtattatgaggtccttttcctggtttttcctcatgatttactatggaatcactaacaggagaattttactgtcatcatggcatgtgtttgtctttttaaagactaaTTACatactatgattttttctgacggatattcttaagttaaagttgattgcatataatcgaatgaactatcttacaataaagtcgtcccaggaacgcaacaaTATTGGccatatcattttaaagtcgtctactttaaaatgtatatgtctgaattgtcaatataattgagtcagataaaattaaattattagaaaaattgttCAGCaagtatcaaaaaaaaatttgtttaatttatttatgttggttttttgagaacgatttccgaaggtTAAttggaaacgtcaataaaattattttaaacttcaattgtggcttatttccattcaaatagtaattttttttctttttatttttaataagtttaaaGTAATATTAAGCAAATTAAAGTATTTATTACATTCTTCCTATTCTAGTTTTTAATGTGActatactttaaaaaaaaaaaaataaaattcaaaattataaaattgacGGTTTCTTTGCACAGTTTGTACTAAGTGTATTTACATAAATGACcaaattaaacaagtaaaatAGCTAGGAGAGTTCGAGCGCAAAAACGACGATTTGGCGGAGGCGCCCCATGTTATTCTTATGGAGCGTAACCACCAAaatctaaggtccattctgctcaTTTTTGGCTCTTTTCGAAGTGGAGGCTCGACCCCTCGTCGGATcgcgacgtatgaggtgtcaaacgaacgggaaggggacggggaacacgtagagggaaaaaacaaagatggcggcatagtcaaaacggcactataacgtatctccggatctattggtccgattgcaacgtatgagGGGTCAAACGAACGGGAAGAAAACGGGTAACACGTagagagaaaaaacaaagatggcggtatagtcaaaacggcactataacgtatctcaggGTCTATTGGTCTGATTGCAACGTATAAGGcgtcaaatgaaagaggagggggtaacgaatacattgagatgaaaaacaagcaacaaaatcaacgccaaaatggcactataacgtatctcagggtctattggtccgattgcaacgtataaggcgtcaaatgaaaggggagggggtaacgaatacattgagatgaaaaacaagcaacaaaatcaacgccaaaatggcactataacgtatctcggggtctattggtccgattgcaacgtatgaAGCGTTAAACGAAAGGTGAGAGAATAATGTATACATCAAGATGAAAACATGAAACAAAATCAATGCCAAAAcgacactataacgtatctcagggtctattggtccgattgcaacgtataAAGCGTCAAATGAAAAAGGAAGGGGGTAACGAATACATTGAGATGAAAAACAAGCAACAAAATCAATGCCAAAatggcactataacgtatctcaggGTCTATTAACCCGATTACTACGTATGAGGCATCAAATGAATATAACGTTCAGCAGCGGCTATCGATTGAAATAAAACGAATAGGAACGTTTACCATTCTTACACTATGACCAAACCAACATTCATTTACTCCTCTACAATCTTTACAGTAACGCATGAAAAGTAACGAGCTGCATACTATATTTTTAACATACTACATAAAAATGTTAGCAAGAACAGTCAAGCAATAAGTAATGCTTAAATGTAATAAGTAATAGGTAAATGTAATAAGTAATAAACTGCTGTTAGTATCTAAGAAAAGGAATGATAGTAAGTTAATGAATATAAAGCCATGTATAAAAATGATTAAAAGCATGCCATGAAAGGAACGTAGTCAATTCGGTTCAAACAAACatttgttgaaaaacaaaaatttattcttaaCGGCAGTCACCAACGTGAAGGTACGACTACACGACCGCCGGGAGAGGTTATGTTAGTATGGGACAAACAGTTAGTATGAATGAAGTCATTTACATaatatgataatttatttaataattatacttaACTTATTAAGATCAGCTCATAATTTAACATGGTTTAGAAGACATCTTTTATTGATGGACatcttttatattaagacatCGACACTTTGGTGTAAATTCATTAGTTACTATGTTGTATAGCGTTCAAATGAATTATTGGGGGCTAATAACTCTAGGTTATCTTTAAAAATAGGAAATTCTCCGACTCCTGTTTTGGGACAGGCTATCGAAGAATTGACTTAAATCTAAACCGAGGAAGACCAATAAGTTATCGATTGTCTTAGGAGGCTGCACGAACACATAGCTCTGGAGTTAACCAGAACGGTTCATTAATTTGCCAGTGGTCCATGATATCTTTTAGTGGTCAtatctaaacatcttttttaaatGTGCTAATCTTAAGTATCGtgatttagaaataatatttagaaaattaagatctattacaattatcatataatataaaaaacgaaAAGCGAAATGAAATGGTGAAATAATGACTAATAAATTCTGAATCAGATATATTTTAAGTTGTAATAAATAAACCACGttataaaaactacaatatacaaTTTGCATCCATCTTAAAGTCAATCATCAAGGATAAATGTTAAAATATGACTATTGATATATTAGATATATTACTTTGCGTTAATCAACATCCATCTTAGAATCAATTAAATAATGCCCCCACGGAAGTGTATCATATGACTCCGGAAGGTGATGTCTTTTATCATCATTGGGGCTTAGCGCAATCTTGCTTTGTGTTATGGTATAAACATGGTGCTTATCTGAGCGTATTAGATTCTGTGAAGCATACACCTTTTTTAAGTTATCCAAACACTCTACATAGTCCTCAAACGTAATTTTCGTGTTCACCACAGATTTCTTTACCCCCTTCGCCTTCTTTGTTaacctaaaatttttaataattacttcaATTTCTTCATCCTCATATTCTTCATCTTTCAACTTTTTACGTTTTTCTTTTAGCTCATCTTCAGTGGCAGCTACTTTTGTTGTATACAATTTAGATCGGAGCCCTATGTAGTCAGTCATAATGCGACCTTTATTCTCATCTTTCATCATGCCCAACACCTTCTTGTTAACCTGAGGGATAccataaatattgtctttacGATAATCTGAGGTATCAAAATATTTGTAGCAATCTTCTTTCATAGCCTCATATGGGTCTTGTTCACGTATTTCCACGATTACACTATCGGTATCAGTATAGCAAGTTGTAAAGTTTTCTCCGAACCTGCCAGCTAAGTATCCATACTGAAAATCATAGATTGTTGTTTTAGCCAAGTCTAAAATACTCATTCCGATATAGATTGGTTTATCTAACCATATTTCAGCTCTACGCATCTCAACAGCTACCAAGTTTTCACTAAAAATCGTTGCATTCTTAAACAATGGGCTACTTATTCTAGCTTCAGCTCCGTAACGACCCTCCCACAAAGTAAGCAACTTTATATCAACGCGCTTGCGCACTGATTCCATAGTCTTCCCGAACACTGCATTATTCATAAGCTTAAAAAGATCCTTTTCAAACTCATTGTTTGCTGCCTTCCGGAGATTTGTATTAAGATCGATGTATGACTTTAACCATGGAGCCTGTTTGAATTTCAATACTCTATGTATCTTTTTCAGGATCAATCCATTTGCAAGCGCCTGTTTTAGTGCTCTATAATGTATTACATATCTTTCTTTATCCTGTAGGGTAGCCATTAATTTAGTCTGCTCTCGCGGACGTGTAGGAGGAAGCATAGTCTTAGAATTTAAAGACTCAGGACAAAACGGGATATCTTTATGACGATCATGAAGATGTTGAGGGTACGCCAGATCAACCTCGAGAATGTACCCTTCAGAAGCATCGTCAGCAATGGAAAGGACATCAATATTGGCATCGACCCACTCGAAACCGCCATATGGAAGATATTGAGACATGGCCCAACCATACTGATTATTAACATCAAAATACATAAGGAACGTTTTTGGTTTAGATGGGTCATAGTTGTTGATGTATGGATTGTTAGCTTTCACACGTCTTTTAGAGCAAACTTGACTAAGACCACCACGAATACCACGTTCAACAAACAAATGCATGTCAGGATCGGTTAAAAGCTCCAGTTCTTGACCTgtatatttaagcattgcatcccacGTAAAACCAGGTAAAGTATAATAGTGAGCAGGGTCAAGATTATAAGTTCGAAGAGAGCTGGATCGAAATCGCTCAAAGATATctgcaagaagaagaatgtcaGTTTTCATATATAAATCGACATAATCCCCGAGAGTTGCACAATTGAATGACGACCAGACTTCTTGAGCGCGACGATAATGTCGACGAGGACATGGCTTATCTTCAAGTTTATTGTAAAAAGACTCAATAGGAGGCAAAGAAGTCTCacagaattttttaaatgaatctaTATAATCATATGGCATGATACCTTTTTTAGTTAGAAGATGGAAATTCTCCTCAGGAAGCGAAGTATATTGGGACTTGAGATTAGGAAACTCGGGGAGGTACGAAGCTAATTTATCAAGAGAATAAGACATAAATCGATAACTATCAATAAAACGGAATTTAATTCGAGCATCATCAATATGTTTTGTAAAAGAAATGTATTTTTCCTTAGTAATAGGAAGAAGATCTACGGGACCTTTGATGTGTGTAGCAATATCGTTAATAATAAAATGTGCGTCATATCCGGAGAGATTATGAAATATTATTGGAATTGTATGAACATCTTTGTAATTAATGTTACACCCTTCGTGAGCTGCACCTCTATAATTATTGTCAGGAATAAAGTGATCATGGTCTCGCACTTTCTTATCATTGGGGGAAAAGCGCTGCTCACAGATATGGCAATGAGTGGCTGCATGGAAATCGCTCTCTTGCTGAGTTGTCATATTTATATCATATGGGCACATAAACACCGTAGAAACATTCTCAGCAAGCTGATTAAGTTTATCTGCGAACCATTTCATGCAATCCTTTCCTCGATATGAGTCATAAAACGACAAAGTGTCATCATACGAGCATTTAAAGAAATAACCAACTGCTACAGGAATATGCTCTTGAGGTTTTTTAGGATCTCCTGTACGTTTTAAAGCACTCTCGAGATCCGCGTACACGGCGAAGGGGGCTTTAATCTTATTACGAAAATTCttaaatttcaacattttatgaCTTTCGTCGGGCATTTTAATGGCTGTTTCATTAATTCTTATACAATCTACCATATGAGCTTCAAGCTGTTTTGACGATGAAAACGGTTGTAGGCATCTATCACATATAAGATCTGATCGGCCGCTGCAGCATGCCTTATGAATATTTAACTTTTCTTGTGATCGAAAGTAATGGAGGCAGGCATCGCAGAAATATTTGGCTCCTTTACGTTTACTAAGTTGCTTGGAGAGGAGGCGGGACAAACTTTTTATCCAAACGTAATGGTATCTAATAGGACCTTCGGTATCATCATATTTATCTTGAATTAAAAGCAAATTCACATGTTTATCCTTCTTGTTTTTAGTTAGAAATGTAGGGAGGGTCGTAaaatctcttttttctttttttaaaacgtATACATTAATTGAAATGtcattctgtttttcaaaattagGAATCTGCCTCATCGTCATTGGCCACTGTATTCCCTTCAACTTCAACACTTGCGAGTAGTGCGGATATTTAGACACTCTTTGAGGATCTTTATCAATAGGATTCAACGCTGATATGACAGACCACGCAAAGCATGCCTCATCATCATTTTTGACGTTAACGCATGCTTCCTTTCTCTTTATTTGAGGAGGAAGTTCAATATAAGAGGAACCAAGTTGTGGTGTGTATTTGTTAATGTTTACCCCCAGGTTAACAACAGCCTTTAGTGCCCAGCCACTATCTCTCTCTTGGAATTCCTCTAGCTTTTTGCTGAGGGGTTCAGACACATGGTTTTCAAACCATTCGTCAAGATTTGTGTCTTTGTATATTGGAGAGTTCGATGTGGTAAAATATTTGGTGTCTTTTAGGATTTTCTCACCGCTAGCTATCTCGAATTCTCCCCCAAAAGCAGTATTAACTTTAACTACCTCATCCTTCTTTAGCGCGTTTTGAATCCTACGTTTGAATAGCGCCTTGCAATCTACTAGGAAACTGCTGGGGTCTTTGTGTTTGAGGTTTGAGATGACTCCAGTTCGAATTCTTGAGTTGAACGCTGATAAGGAATCATCCCATTGTACCCTCTTGTACGCAGTCTCCGGTCGAGTGTTAAGTCCCGCCCCCCTCTTTTGTTCGGCCTTCAGTTGGTTCCTCAACGTTTTCACATGCCTCATCTGAGCTTCTAAATGCTGCTTCTCACCCATCGTCTTGGCATATCTCATCGAATTTCGTATCTTTTTACACGCTTTCCTACACTCAGTCAGCCCGTTCTTAACATTATCTTCCTGATAATCATTTCTAATCAACCCCAAGATGGACGCAATTAGCTGAATAAGTTTAGctatcatgtttaaacaaaacaagcaaatattcaaaaatagattaagaaataaaaaattttccaaaaaacgttatatcaaaaaagtcaaaatattcaaagaaatcaaaattttcaaaatttaacaCTCACCAGAGCACAGATTTAAACTCACCAAAGCACACGTCTGTACGCTAGGAATATctgaaacagaataaagaaaatacCATAATGCAGGGTATAAGGTAAACTTGAGTCGGACGGAAAACTGAATGGTATTATAAAAGGCTCCTCAAATGCACAATGCCAATACAAGTACAATAAATACCTACACAATAAGCATAATATACAGGCTTtccattttaagtttgtttaaaagAGAAGGGCATAGCATAACATATTAATCAGGTAGTTGTCAACAATAGCCGTAGATATCGTCaccaaagaaaatttaaatatgaACATCTGAAAATCATGATTACCTCATGTGTTCAGCACTAAGAATCTCAATAACTTTGAATAATACCATCAAGTTCCCACTCCTCGGATAACAGTCAAAAATCTTAACTACCCCACCACTTTTAGCACAAACATACTTGATAACTGCTATAATACCATCAAGTTCTCACGTTTATCAGTAAATCATGGCCCGATTCTAAAGAAAATGTCAGTATCAGTATGCTAGAAAACGAGTACAGTGTGAAATTTATGTTAAAACACAAAAGACGCTCAATACTGAGTGTTTACAGAggataatatagaaaaaataacaaaaacagagcTCGTCGGAAATAAGCAGAATCACAATAAAAAAGTATTCATAACTAAAAATAGTTATGATTGTTAGAAACGTATAAAGTATAAATGTCACCTAAATTGCTGGCTAatagtataaaatataaaattagattcAACACACTTATTCTTACGTGATAAGCCCTAATACTATCTCTAAActatataaatttaaacaaaagacgcaagaatagtagaaaaatatttctattcgcAACTAAACACATATTTTTAAAGGAAATCTGAACACACAACTACTAAAACAGCAATAATTGCAACTAAAAAAgatctaattaaaaaataaaaaaggccagattctaaagaattttaaaaatgacagtatcaGTATACTAGTAGACCAGTATAGAggataatatagaaaaaaataacaaaaacagagcTCGTTGGAAATAGCCAGaatcataataaaaaaagtattcaaaACTAAAATAGTTATGATTGTAAGAAACGTATAAAGTATAAATGTCACCTAAATTACTGGATAACCGTGATAAGCCCTATTACTAACTCTAAGctttataaatttaaacaaaagaagcaagaatagtagaaaaatatttctattctcaAGTAAACGCATGCTTTTAAAGGAAATCCGAACACACAACTACTAAAAattcaataattataattaaaaaaaga
The genomic region above belongs to Diabrotica undecimpunctata isolate CICGRU chromosome 8, icDiaUnde3, whole genome shotgun sequence and contains:
- the LOC140448808 gene encoding uncharacterized protein, with the protein product MIAKLIQLIASILGLIRNDYQEDNVKNGLTECRKACKKIRNSMRYAKTMGEKQHLEAQMRHVKTLRNQLKAEQKRGAGLNTRPETAYKRVQWDDSLSAFNSRIRTGVISNLKHKDPSSFLVDCKALFKRRIQNALKKDEVVKVNTAFGGEFEIASGEKILKDTKYFTTSNSPIYKDTNLDEWFENHVSEPLSKKLEEFQERDSGWALKAVVNLGVNINKYTPQLGSSYIELPPQIKRKEACVNVKNDDEACFAWSVISALNPIDKDPQRVSKYPHYSQVLKLKGIQWPMTMRQIPNFEKQNDISINVYVLKKEKRDFTTLPTFLTKNKKDKHVNLLLIQDKYDDTEGPIRYHYVWIKSLSRLLSKQLSKRKGAKYFCDACLHYFRSQEKLNIHKACCSGRSDLICDRCLQPFSSSKQLEAHMVDCIRINETAIKMPDESHKMLKFKNFRNKIKAPFAVYADLESALKRTGDPKKPQEHIPVAVGYFFKCSYDDTLSFYDSYRGKDCMKWFADKLNQLAENVSTVFMCPYDINMTTQQESDFHAATHCHICEQRFSPNDKKVRDHDHFIPDNNYRGAAHEGCNINYKDVHTIPIIFHNLSGYDAHFIINDIATHIKGPVDLLPITKEKYISFTKHIDDARIKFRFIDSYRFMSYSLDKLASYLPEFPNLKSQYTSLPEENFHLLTKKGIMPYDYIDSFKKFCETSLPPIESFYNKLEDKPCPRRHYRRAQEVWSSFNCATLGDYVDLYMKTDILLLADIFERFRSSSLRTYNLDPAHYYTLPGFTWDAMLKYTGQELELLTDPDMHLFVERGIRGGLSQVCSKRRVKANNPYINNYDPSKPKTFLMYFDVNNQYGWAMSQYLPYGGFEWVDANIDVLSIADDASEGYILEVDLAYPQHLHDRHKDIPFCPESLNSKTMLPPTRPREQTKLMATLQDKERYVIHYRALKQALANGLILKKIHRVLKFKQAPWLKSYIDLNTNLRKAANNEFEKDLFKLMNNAVFGKTMESVRKRVDIKLLTLWEGRYGAEARISSPLFKNATIFSENLVAVEMRRAEIWLDKPIYIGMSILDLAKTTIYDFQYGYLAGRFGENFTTCYTDTDSVIVEIREQDPYEAMKEDCYKYFDTSDYRKDNIYGIPQVNKKVLGMMKDENKGRIMTDYIGLRSKLYTTKVAATEDELKEKRKKLKDEEYEDEEIEVIIKNFRLTKKAKGVKKSVVNTKITFEDYVECLDNLKKVYASQNLIRSDKHHVYTITQSKIALSPNDDKRHHLPESYDTLPWGHYLIDSKMDVD